Sequence from the Enhydrobacter sp. genome:
GCGAAGTAAAGCGGCACGACTTCGATCTCTTGTGCGTGGATGTAGGTCCAGACATCGAGCTCGGTCCAGTTCGACAGCGGGAAGACGCGCATCGTCTCGCCGGGCCGCAGCCTCGTGTTGAACAGCGACCACAGCTCGGGTCTCTGGTCGCGCGGATTCCAGACGTGGCCCGAGGTTCGCACGGAGAAGACCCGCTCCTTCGCGCGCGACTTCTCCTCGTCGCGCCGCCCGCCGCCGATCGCCGCGTCGAAGCCATGCCGGTCGAGTGCCTGACGCAGCGGCTCGGTGAGCATCAATCGCGTGTAGCGCTCGATGTCGGTGTCGAAGGGATTGACGCCTTCCGATACCGCCTGCTCGTTGGTCTGCACCAGGAGCCTGACGCCGTATTTCGCTACCATGCGGTCGCGATGGGCGAGCAAGTCAGTGAAATCCCAACCCGAGGCGACATGAAGGAAGGGAAAAGGAATCGGCGCTGGGAAAAAAGCCTTACGCGCAAGATGGAGAAGGACACTCGAGTCCTTGCCCACGGAATAAAGTACAACCGGCCGGGTGAATTGCGCGGCGACCTCGCGGAGGACATGGATCGCCTCGTCCTCGAGGCGTTGCAGATGCGCGGAAATACGCGCGGGGACCGCACCCGCCCCCGCCGGCACGGCAAAATTCTCTCCATCCATGGCTTTGCCGACTTCTTTTGGGTTCCAGCGGTCGCCGCAGTTTCCTGGGGCTACTTACGCAGCCAGCTTCCTCACTATCCCCCGAAGGGCCGGGAGGCAATATGCAGCCATGCAACCGTGCTCTGCCGCCATGAGAGGAGAAAACGCGAGTTGCAGCCGATGGGCTTCAACCGAGACAACACGCAGATGCGGCGAAATGGGATCGCCGGAAGCTTGCGCATTCGCTGCAAGCGACGCTCGTCTATGTTAGAGGAGACTGGGGAAGAAATCATGAGCGTTGACGTCGATGCGCTGATTCGGAAGAGCGTTTCCGCGCGCATTCAGGAGAAGGGCCTGCCGGTTCCGGTGCTCACCGCCGAGACGCGCGTGCTCGGAGGCGACCTGCCGATCGATTCGCTCGACCTGGCGACGGTGTTGATCGAACTCCAGGTCGAGTTGGGCCGAGATCCCTTCGCCGACGGCTTCATCGAGTTTCGCACCATCGGCGAACTGGCGGCGCTCTATCGCAAGTCGCTCGGCTGATTCCTGAATGGCTGTCGATGACCGCCTTCGTCTTCCCGACGACTCCGGCGCACTCGTCGTGCTGCAGGACCGGCAGGCGAGTACCGTCGGCATGGTGCGCGACAACGCCGCAAAGCTCGCGTCGGATCTGACCGCGCTTCGGGCGACACGGGTCTTCCTGTCGACCGATCGGGCGGATCACCTCATCGTCTCCCTGTTCGCCTGTCGCGCTGCGTCGTGCGATCTCGTGCTTCACCGTGCTCCCGGAGCGACCGGCGAATTGGTCGCAGCGATGGACGCCGATGTCGTCCTCGGCGCCGACCTCGTCGCCATGGCCACCGGGCGCTCGCGCACCAGGCCAGCCGCGCCGCAAGTCGTCTTGATGACCTCGGGCACGACGGGACTTCCGAAGGCGGCAGGGCACGATCTCGACCGTCTCGCCGGGCTGATCCCCGTCGACAGGCCGGGACCCGCGGCGCGTTGGCTGCTCACCTACCATCCCGCGAGCTTCGCGGGTTTCCAGGTCATCCTCACGGCCTTGTTGGGACAGGCGCCGCTGGCCGCGCTCGCGCAGCCCGATGTCGTGGCTCTCACCGAGCTCGCCGTCGGTTTCGCGCCGACGGCGATCAGCGGCACGCCGACCTTCTGGCGCGCATTCCTGCTGGCGCTGGACGGACGGGACTCACGCCTTCCCCTGCGTCATGCGACGCTCGGCGGCGAGGCGGTCGATCAGGCGACCCTCGATCGCCTACGCGCGCATTTTCCGCAGGCGCGGATCACACACATCTATGCCTCGACGGAGGCGGGCGCTGCATTCGCGGTTCGCGACGGTTGTGCCGGCTTTCCGGCCGCCTGGCTCGCCGAGGATCGCGACGGCCTCGCCATGCGCATCGAGGACGGGGTGCTCCAACTGCACAGCCCCCGCCGGATGGCGGGCTACGTCTCCGGCCATGCCACGCCGCTCGATGCGCAGGGCTGGCTGGATACCGGCGATCTGGTGAAGGTCGAGGGCGATCGCGTCCTCTTCTGTGGCCGCGCCAACAGCGTCATCAATGTCGGCGGACAGAAGGTCATTCCCGAGGAAGTCGAGGCCGTCATCCTGAAAGTGCCTGATGTGGTCGACGCGCACGTCAAGGGCATGCGCAACCCGATCACCGGCGAGTTGGTGGCGGCCGACATCGTCGTGGCGCCGGGCGCCGACGCCGATCGTGTGACCGCCGCGGTGAAGGCGGCCGTGCGCGCCTTGCCAGCCTATGCCGCGCCCCGTATCGTCCGGGTCGTCCCTGAACTTGCCGTGACGGCAGGCGGGAAGAAGCACCGCGCCTGATGCCGACGAGCAATCCCCGCACCGTGATCGTGACCGGAGCCAGCCGGGGCCTTGGCTTGGCGATCGTGCGCGACCTCGCCACGCACGGCTATCGGATCGCCGGCTGCAGCCGCGGCATGACGCCCGAACTGGAGAAGCTGGTCGCCGCCGGCGACGTCTTCTGGCACGGCTGCGACATCGGCCACGCCGACCAGGCCGACGCCTTCTTTGCCGCTGCCGAGAAGTGGGCCGGCGCGGCGGGCTTCTGGGGCCTCGTCAACAACGCCGGCGTGGCCGGCGAGGGCATCCTCGCCACCTATCCCAATGTCGACATCGAGCGGATCATCCAGACCAACCTGACCGGCGCATTGCAGATGGCTCGGCTCGCCGCTCGGCATCTGCTGCGGCGCACGGGCGGCGGGCGCATCGTCAACGTCTCCTCCATCATCGGCCTGCGCGGCTATACCGGGCTCGCCGCCTATTCGGCCTCCAAGGCGGGCATGGACGGCATGACGCGCGCGCTTGCCCGCGAGATGGGCCGCCGCGGCGTCACCGTGAACTCGATCAACCCCGGCTATCTCGATACCGAGATGTCGTCGGGCCTCGCCGACGAGCAGCGCCGACAGATCGTCAACCGCACGCCGCTCGGCCGGCTCGGCACGGTGGACGACGTCTGCCCGGTCGTGCGCTTCCTGCTGAGCGACGACGCCCGCTTCGTCACGGGCCAATGTCTCGTCGTCGACGGCGGCATCACGGCCTGAGCGGGCGATGGCGGTCGAGATCCAGACGGCGCGTCGGGCCGACCTCGAGGCCATCACCGCGTTCCTCAAGCGCGACTGGCCGCAATACATCGCGCCGCCCGAAGGCCGGCACGTCACCGTCGGCAACTGGATGCCGGGCCGTGACGACTACGGGCTGAAGCTGACGGTCGACGGCGCGCTGGCCGGCTTCCTGGGCGCCAGCTATTCGGTGCGGCCGGTCGACGGCGCGGAGGAGCGCTTCTGCGCCATCGCGCCGTGGTTCGTGCGGGAGGAGCACCGGCGCCATAGCCTGCCGATGCTGCTGAAACTGCTCTCCGACAAGAGCCTGACCTACGTCAACCTGACGCCGACCCGCGACATGTTCCGCCTGTTCAGCACGCTGGGCTTCGCCAGGCTCGACGAATGCAAGCTCCTGATGCCGCCGTTCTTCAATCTGCCCGGACTGCGGCCATGGCGCGGCCGGCTGTTGACCCGGCCCGACGACGTCGCCCGCGCCCTGATGGGCGACGACCTGCGTACCTTCGAAAGCCATCGCGAATCGCGCTGCTGCCATGTCGCGGTCGTCTCCGACGGCGGCGTCGCCTACGTCGCCGGCGCACGTCGCATGCTGCGGCCGAACATGCCCTTCGCCGAACTCCTTCACGTCAGCCGTCCCGGATTGCTGGCGCCCATGATCGAGCGCATCGTGTGGCTGATGTGCCGGCGTCTGCGGGCCGTCGCCGTCGCCGCCGACGAACGGCTGCTGGCCGGCGCGCCGGTCCGCGCCTACAGGTACCGCCTCAACGCGCCGCCGCTCTTCAAGTCGGCGCGCCTGCCGCGCGAGAAGATCGACAATCTGTGGAGCGAGTTGGCCCTGTGATCGGAACCCTGCGCGAGACCGTCCGCGGCGCCGCCATCCGGCTGATGGCGCTGCGCAAGCTCGGAGCCGCGGTGCAGCCCGGCATCCGCTTCGTCTGCTATCATGACGTGCTCGATCACGAGACCGCTTCGCTCGAGCATCAGCTCGGCGTGATGGCGCGCATGGGGACCTTCGTCGACCTCGATGGGGCGATCGATCTGATGGCCCGGGGAGGCGCCATCGCCACGCCGCTCTTCACCGTCACTTTCGACGACGGACTGGAGACCTCATGCAGCAACGCCTGGCCGGTGTTCGAGCGACTGGGCATTCCCTTCTCGGTGTTCATCATCACGAGCTTCGTCGGCACCAAGGGCTACATGGGCTGGGCCGACATCGAGCGCATGGCGCGCTCGCCGGTGGTCACGTTCGGCTCCCACACGGTCAACCATCGCAACCTCGCCCGGCTCTCGGCCGACGAAGTGCGCTTCGAGTTGGCCGATTCCAAGGAGCGCATCGAGGCCGCCACCGGCAAGCCGTGCGATCATTTCTGCTGCCCCTGGGGCCGGCCGGGGCGCGACTTCCAGCCCGACCGCGATCCGCGGATCGCGCTCGATGTCGGCTACAAGAGTTTCCTGACGACGGCACGCGGCCTGACGCGAACGGGCGACCGCCTGCCGATGGTCAAGCGCGACGTGATCCACATGCATTCGTCGGACGCCGAATTGCGGCATTTCCTCGCCTGAGGAACCGGCGGCCTCGGGGCGGTTGTTTCCTCCGCTCGCGCCGGCAACGTCGAAGCTTGCGATCGCGCGCGTCGCAAGACTTCGTGCGCTCAGCGCCGCTCGAAATCGATGCGTTCGTCGACCGGCAGGCCGAGCAGGTGGCGGCGCAGGCAGTCGAGCGCCAGCTCGACGGCGCCGACACGGACCCAGTCGCGGCCGCCCAGCAGTCGCGCCTGGCGTACCACCGAGCCCCTGTCGTCGGCGATCCGCACCGAAATGGTGCCGCCGAGATCGGGCCGGTCGATGCCGGCGAGCAGTTCGGCGTCGTAGTCGACGGCGAGCGTCAGCGCGTGGCTCGCTCCGCTCTCCTTGCGCAAGGCCTCGGCCGGGGTGGCGGCCCCGATGACGCCGCGCCTGAAGATGGCGGCGGCCGACGGGTGCGGGGCGAGGCGGGCGGCGAGATGGCCGCCGGTGACGGTCTCGGCGACGACAATCGTGGCGTCGCGTGACTTGAGCGCCGCCAGCACGACACCCTCCAGCGTCTGGTCGTCTTCCGCGACGATGAAGTTGCCGAGCCGCCTGCGCACCTCGGCCTCGACCGGGGCGAGGCGGCGTTCGAGATCGGCGTCGTCGTCGCCGCGCACGGCGAGCTTGGTTTCGAGCTGCGGATAGTGCGCCTGGAAGCCCAGCTTGATGCCGCTGCCTTCGAGACCGGGAATGTCGGTCAGCATCTGGTCGGCCCGCGATTCGCCGATGCCGAAGGAGTGGAAGCGCTTGAGGCGCGTCACGCCCCGGATGCCGCCGAGCTTCATCAGCCGCGGCACGATCTGCTCGTCGAGCATGCGGCGCATCTCGCGCGGCACGCCGGGAGTGAAGAAGAAGCGTGCCTTGCCGATGGTGACGGCGAAGCCGCAGGCCGTGCCGATCGGATTGTCGATGAACTCGGCGTTGGCCGGCAGCAAGGCCTGCTTCTTGTTGTTGGGCGGCATGACCCTGCCGCGCCGACGGTAGGATTCCTCCATGCGGCCGAGCCAGTAGTCGCTCAGCACGAGCTCGACGCCAGCCGCCTGGGCCGCGACCTCCTGCGAGAGATCGTCGACGGTCGGGCCGAGCCCGCCGTTGACGATCACCGCATCGGCGCGCTCGCCGGCCTGGCGGAACGCCAGCAGCAGGCTCGACCGGTCGTCGCCGACCGTCGTTCCCCAATGGACGTCGAGGCCGAGATCGGTCAATCGGCGGGAGATGTGGCTGTAGTTGGTGTTGATGGTCTTGCCGGTGAGGATCTCGTCACCGGTGCAAAGGATCTCGACGCGCATGCGACGGCCAGTATCGCGGCAAACGGCCCGCGCCTCAATTGCCCTGCTCCTCGATAGTCCAATGGAATTCCACAGTGGCCCCGTCCGTCCGGCCTGCGTAAGCTCGCGCCGGTTCCGATTGCAGGGGAAACGCGAGAGATGGCCGAGCCGAGCGACGACGAGATCTTTGCCGAGCTGCGAAAGATCGACACGCCCACCATCACCAACGTGGTGGCGACCTATCCGAAAAACCCGCTCTGCCTCGGGCTCTACAACCCGTGGACCGAGAACTGGTACACCGACACCTCGATCCGCTGCATCT
This genomic interval carries:
- the cysD gene encoding sulfate adenylyltransferase subunit CysD — protein: MDGENFAVPAGAGAVPARISAHLQRLEDEAIHVLREVAAQFTRPVVLYSVGKDSSVLLHLARKAFFPAPIPFPFLHVASGWDFTDLLAHRDRMVAKYGVRLLVQTNEQAVSEGVNPFDTDIERYTRLMLTEPLRQALDRHGFDAAIGGGRRDEEKSRAKERVFSVRTSGHVWNPRDQRPELWSLFNTRLRPGETMRVFPLSNWTELDVWTYIHAQEIEVVPLYFAAERAVVERGSSLIFVDRPGARPDAEWRPHKRRVRFRTLGCWPLTGAIESAAADVAGIVAELLRTRSSERQGRLVDLAARGSMEHKKREGYF
- a CDS encoding acyl carrier protein; its protein translation is MSVDVDALIRKSVSARIQEKGLPVPVLTAETRVLGGDLPIDSLDLATVLIELQVELGRDPFADGFIEFRTIGELAALYRKSLG
- a CDS encoding long-chain fatty acid--CoA ligase is translated as MAVDDRLRLPDDSGALVVLQDRQASTVGMVRDNAAKLASDLTALRATRVFLSTDRADHLIVSLFACRAASCDLVLHRAPGATGELVAAMDADVVLGADLVAMATGRSRTRPAAPQVVLMTSGTTGLPKAAGHDLDRLAGLIPVDRPGPAARWLLTYHPASFAGFQVILTALLGQAPLAALAQPDVVALTELAVGFAPTAISGTPTFWRAFLLALDGRDSRLPLRHATLGGEAVDQATLDRLRAHFPQARITHIYASTEAGAAFAVRDGCAGFPAAWLAEDRDGLAMRIEDGVLQLHSPRRMAGYVSGHATPLDAQGWLDTGDLVKVEGDRVLFCGRANSVINVGGQKVIPEEVEAVILKVPDVVDAHVKGMRNPITGELVAADIVVAPGADADRVTAAVKAAVRALPAYAAPRIVRVVPELAVTAGGKKHRA
- a CDS encoding SDR family oxidoreductase encodes the protein MPTSNPRTVIVTGASRGLGLAIVRDLATHGYRIAGCSRGMTPELEKLVAAGDVFWHGCDIGHADQADAFFAAAEKWAGAAGFWGLVNNAGVAGEGILATYPNVDIERIIQTNLTGALQMARLAARHLLRRTGGGRIVNVSSIIGLRGYTGLAAYSASKAGMDGMTRALAREMGRRGVTVNSINPGYLDTEMSSGLADEQRRQIVNRTPLGRLGTVDDVCPVVRFLLSDDARFVTGQCLVVDGGITA
- a CDS encoding polysaccharide deacetylase family protein, producing the protein MIGTLRETVRGAAIRLMALRKLGAAVQPGIRFVCYHDVLDHETASLEHQLGVMARMGTFVDLDGAIDLMARGGAIATPLFTVTFDDGLETSCSNAWPVFERLGIPFSVFIITSFVGTKGYMGWADIERMARSPVVTFGSHTVNHRNLARLSADEVRFELADSKERIEAATGKPCDHFCCPWGRPGRDFQPDRDPRIALDVGYKSFLTTARGLTRTGDRLPMVKRDVIHMHSSDAELRHFLA
- a CDS encoding CinA family nicotinamide mononucleotide deamidase-related protein, translating into MRVEILCTGDEILTGKTINTNYSHISRRLTDLGLDVHWGTTVGDDRSSLLLAFRQAGERADAVIVNGGLGPTVDDLSQEVAAQAAGVELVLSDYWLGRMEESYRRRGRVMPPNNKKQALLPANAEFIDNPIGTACGFAVTIGKARFFFTPGVPREMRRMLDEQIVPRLMKLGGIRGVTRLKRFHSFGIGESRADQMLTDIPGLEGSGIKLGFQAHYPQLETKLAVRGDDDADLERRLAPVEAEVRRRLGNFIVAEDDQTLEGVVLAALKSRDATIVVAETVTGGHLAARLAPHPSAAAIFRRGVIGAATPAEALRKESGASHALTLAVDYDAELLAGIDRPDLGGTISVRIADDRGSVVRQARLLGGRDWVRVGAVELALDCLRRHLLGLPVDERIDFERR